From a single Couchioplanes caeruleus genomic region:
- a CDS encoding GAF domain-containing protein, with protein sequence MPEGETATRRPRVLQWISYCVAFLTPVCAAIASVGHGWSRWSWVAATAACAVIVARLNHVIQGALQEQAKAASDRLDAALGKVSPPLVEILQQLCLAADSRGRSQQLGHLNAVVAEAAKASCGDGDTRAVLYLTENHRPPTGRAHKNGDCLKRAIQRGRLNEAAREWFCAGANDEGKAVLDFIKGTKGRLYKDIIADPPPGVSDAKVRKYRSLMAVPVRANETAFGMLAVDHPKPGVFDKGYLALLVLLASTVGTAMAIDMAAERADREKV encoded by the coding sequence ATGCCTGAAGGCGAGACAGCAACGCGCCGCCCCCGGGTACTCCAGTGGATCAGCTATTGCGTCGCCTTCCTCACGCCGGTTTGCGCGGCCATCGCCTCGGTGGGCCATGGATGGTCCCGTTGGTCATGGGTCGCGGCAACCGCCGCCTGCGCTGTGATTGTCGCGCGGCTCAACCACGTTATTCAGGGTGCCCTGCAGGAGCAGGCGAAAGCAGCCTCCGACCGGCTCGACGCCGCACTGGGCAAGGTGTCACCACCGCTGGTGGAAATCCTCCAGCAGCTCTGTCTTGCGGCTGACAGCAGGGGCCGCAGTCAACAGCTGGGTCATTTGAATGCGGTGGTGGCAGAAGCGGCGAAGGCGTCCTGCGGAGACGGCGACACCCGAGCGGTGCTGTACCTGACGGAGAACCACCGGCCTCCGACGGGCCGGGCGCACAAAAATGGCGACTGCCTGAAGCGCGCGATCCAGCGGGGACGCTTGAACGAGGCCGCCCGTGAGTGGTTCTGCGCCGGCGCCAACGACGAAGGCAAGGCGGTGTTGGACTTCATCAAAGGCACCAAGGGCAGGCTCTACAAGGACATCATCGCCGATCCACCACCGGGCGTTTCCGACGCGAAGGTCCGAAAGTACCGTTCCTTGATGGCCGTCCCCGTCCGAGCCAATGAGACCGCCTTCGGCATGCTCGCGGTCGATCATCCGAAGCCGGGAGTCTTCGACAAGGGTTACCTCGCCCTCCTCGTCCTGCTGGCGAGCACGGTCGGCACTGCGATGGCCATCGACATGGCCGCAGAACGCGCTGACCGAGAAAAGGTGTAG
- a CDS encoding EAL domain-containing protein codes for MTSPTAVSAEVRSDAAGPGVAPVRRALGVRMLMGAVVLAAVVLSAIAAVLPLERPDILAQPAFVGIGAAVVSAAFAQFARLRFRLGRGTVSVSWGETALILGFVLAPPGWLPAATLVGAAGAWFLITWLNDQRAVTDIVHLAASLSLGTTGGAAVAYAITGSGAPVGSTRMYAGLIVGSAVYLLITFGLAVATLSLRSDATPRHIAARVLHAKLPMFVGNVLVGISVVYALVSGPWWLLMAPPVVWLLQRTYRYHLRAEEERRVWEAFARATRTLGGSTEAEVADAGLRGALDVFGARRVEIEVSLPPHQRDDEPGAGDDTAGWAGKCQVVVEDGDGGRRYVDEAAYDPMPGAAPGPVITREMVVGRARVGELTVWLAEPTLPAARDELAVSAYADALAGALHDAAAHERLMLLDAKVAHDGVHDQLTGLANRRSLLTDGEAVLQSLHRDRPVAVLLLDLNDFREVNGTLGHRAGDEVLRTVAERLTDLTRDQELVARLGDDEFAVLLPSVATLADSATPLHEVPSPLPQAVRRAREIVDEIGRPVDIGGVRLVVDVAVGVVVEKAGYADLGELIRRASIALDQAKELHVGVAAYDSASDASSTDHLALPAELVDALTADDQLVLMLQPEVDLESGAPTGVEALIRWNHPRRGLLTPDLFVGTVEHGELLAPFTRHVLDLALTAASGWAAAGFDVPVSVNISARSLLDATFPAQVADALRRHRMVPAQLVLEITESMAVSDQGVVDEVLAALRELQVQISVDDFGTGFSSLAFVTRVQVDELKVDRSFVTEMTDSAAAAAVVRGAVELGARLGARVVAEGVETADQRAALLALGCTAAQGYHFSRPLPAEKIVGALRQLADAAPPKIVPLRADEVG; via the coding sequence ATGACTTCACCGACCGCCGTCTCCGCCGAGGTGCGCTCTGACGCCGCCGGCCCCGGTGTTGCGCCTGTCCGGCGCGCTCTCGGCGTACGGATGCTGATGGGTGCCGTTGTTCTTGCCGCCGTGGTGCTCTCCGCGATCGCGGCGGTGTTGCCGCTGGAACGCCCGGACATCCTCGCGCAGCCGGCCTTCGTCGGGATCGGTGCCGCCGTCGTGTCCGCCGCGTTCGCGCAGTTCGCCAGGCTGCGGTTCCGGCTCGGGCGTGGCACGGTCAGCGTCTCGTGGGGCGAGACCGCCCTCATCCTCGGCTTCGTGCTGGCCCCTCCGGGCTGGCTGCCGGCCGCCACGCTGGTCGGGGCCGCCGGCGCGTGGTTCCTCATCACCTGGCTCAACGACCAGCGGGCCGTGACGGACATCGTCCATCTCGCCGCGTCCCTCAGCCTGGGGACGACCGGTGGCGCCGCCGTCGCGTACGCGATCACCGGCTCCGGCGCCCCCGTCGGCAGCACGCGGATGTACGCGGGGCTGATCGTGGGCTCCGCGGTGTACCTCCTCATCACGTTCGGGCTGGCTGTGGCCACGCTGTCGCTGCGCAGCGACGCCACTCCGCGCCACATAGCGGCCCGCGTGCTGCACGCCAAGCTGCCGATGTTCGTCGGCAACGTGCTGGTCGGCATCTCCGTCGTGTACGCCCTGGTCAGCGGCCCGTGGTGGCTGCTGATGGCGCCGCCGGTGGTGTGGTTGCTGCAGCGGACGTACCGCTACCACCTGCGGGCCGAGGAGGAACGCCGGGTGTGGGAGGCGTTCGCCCGGGCCACGCGGACGCTCGGCGGCTCGACCGAGGCCGAGGTCGCCGACGCCGGGCTGCGCGGGGCGCTGGACGTCTTCGGCGCCCGGCGCGTCGAGATCGAGGTGTCGCTGCCGCCGCACCAGCGTGATGACGAGCCCGGCGCCGGGGACGACACCGCCGGCTGGGCGGGAAAGTGCCAGGTCGTCGTCGAGGACGGCGACGGCGGGCGACGGTACGTGGACGAGGCGGCGTACGACCCGATGCCCGGCGCGGCGCCCGGGCCGGTGATCACGCGGGAGATGGTCGTCGGCCGTGCCCGGGTGGGCGAGCTCACCGTCTGGCTGGCCGAGCCGACGCTGCCCGCCGCGCGTGACGAGCTGGCCGTCTCGGCGTACGCGGATGCGCTGGCCGGCGCGCTGCATGATGCCGCCGCGCACGAGCGGCTCATGCTGCTGGACGCGAAGGTGGCCCATGACGGCGTGCACGACCAGCTCACCGGCCTGGCGAACCGCCGGTCGCTGCTGACCGACGGCGAGGCGGTGCTGCAGTCGCTGCACCGCGACCGGCCCGTCGCCGTGCTGCTGCTCGACCTCAACGACTTCCGGGAGGTCAACGGCACGCTGGGGCACCGGGCCGGCGACGAGGTGCTGCGTACGGTCGCCGAGCGGCTCACCGACCTCACCCGCGACCAGGAGCTCGTGGCCCGCCTCGGCGACGACGAGTTCGCCGTGCTGCTGCCCTCGGTCGCCACGCTGGCCGACTCCGCGACCCCGCTGCACGAGGTGCCCAGCCCGCTGCCGCAGGCCGTACGTCGGGCCCGCGAGATCGTCGACGAGATCGGCCGCCCGGTCGACATCGGCGGCGTCCGGCTCGTCGTCGACGTCGCGGTCGGCGTCGTCGTCGAGAAGGCCGGGTACGCGGACCTCGGCGAGCTGATCCGCCGGGCGAGCATCGCGCTGGACCAGGCGAAGGAGCTGCACGTCGGCGTCGCCGCGTACGACAGCGCCAGCGACGCCTCCAGCACCGACCACCTGGCCCTGCCCGCCGAACTGGTGGACGCGCTGACCGCGGACGACCAGCTCGTGCTGATGCTGCAGCCGGAGGTCGACCTGGAGTCGGGCGCGCCCACCGGCGTGGAGGCGCTGATCCGCTGGAACCATCCGCGGCGGGGGCTGCTGACGCCCGACCTGTTCGTCGGCACGGTCGAGCACGGCGAGCTGCTGGCGCCGTTCACCCGTCACGTGCTGGATCTGGCGCTGACCGCGGCCTCCGGCTGGGCGGCGGCCGGCTTCGACGTACCCGTCTCGGTCAACATCTCGGCCCGCAGCCTGCTCGACGCGACCTTCCCGGCGCAGGTCGCCGACGCGCTGCGGCGGCACCGGATGGTGCCCGCCCAGCTGGTCCTGGAGATCACCGAGTCGATGGCGGTCAGCGACCAGGGCGTGGTGGACGAGGTGCTGGCCGCGCTGCGCGAGCTGCAGGTGCAGATCTCGGTCGACGACTTCGGCACCGGCTTCTCCTCCCTCGCGTTCGTCACCCGCGTGCAGGTCGACGAGCTCAAGGTGGACCGTTCGTTCGTGACCGAGATGACCGACTCGGCGGCCGCGGCCGCCGTCGTGCGCGGCGCGGTCGAGCTGGGCGCGCGGCTGGGCGCCCGGGTGGTCGCGGAGGGCGTCGAGACCGCCGACCAGCGGGCGGCCCTGCTGGCCCTCGGATGTACGGCGGCCCAGGGCTACCACTTCAGCCGGCCGCTGCCCGCCGAGAAGATCGTGGGGGCGTTGCGGCAGCTCGCCGACGCCGCGCCGCCGAAGATCGTGCCGCTGCGGGCGGACGAGGTCGGCTGA